The following are encoded together in the Sphingomicrobium clamense genome:
- a CDS encoding phytoene desaturase family protein yields MPKAVIIGGGHNGLVCSYYLAKKGFDVTVYEAAGTVGGAAVTDEFSPGFRNSAASYTVSLLNPKVIADMQLQAHGLEVVLRKIDNFLPGKGHDYLLAGRDGLTRSELVRHCAADGPAYDRYVADLEGIVALIRKWLLRSPVEAGAGLRGLPKLLSLGKDLVGLSTNEIAKLHRFATRSAGDILDEYFEGEMAKALFGFDGIVGNFASPYQQGTAYVLLHHLFGEVNGVEGAWGHAIGGMGAITRAMAKAARGAGVDIVLNSKVEEVIVDRGRATGVVVGGKGVHADTVVAGVNPKLLFDQLVPEGAVERRVERHFANWSCESATFRMNVALSRLPNFTAIPGRGDHLTAGIIIAPSLDYMDRAYASASLDGWSSEPVVEMLVPSTLDPTLAPKGKHVASLFCQHFRYKLPNGRSWDDLREQAADHVIATVDAYAPGFAESVIDRQIHSPLDLERRFGLVGGDIFHGKMGLDQLFSARPMIGAADYRMPLDGLYLCGSGAHPGGGITGAPGHNAARAVIADKRKLGKVA; encoded by the coding sequence ATGCCCAAGGCAGTCATTATCGGCGGCGGGCATAACGGCCTCGTCTGCTCCTACTACCTCGCCAAGAAAGGCTTCGACGTCACCGTCTACGAAGCCGCGGGCACGGTCGGGGGCGCGGCGGTCACCGACGAGTTTTCGCCCGGATTTCGCAACAGCGCCGCGAGCTACACGGTCAGCCTGCTCAATCCCAAGGTCATCGCCGATATGCAGCTCCAGGCCCATGGGCTGGAGGTGGTGCTACGCAAGATCGATAATTTCCTCCCCGGAAAGGGGCATGACTATCTGCTGGCGGGACGTGACGGGCTGACCCGGTCGGAGCTGGTGCGTCACTGCGCTGCCGATGGTCCGGCCTACGACCGCTACGTCGCCGATCTGGAAGGCATCGTCGCGCTCATCCGCAAATGGTTGCTGCGAAGCCCGGTGGAGGCAGGCGCGGGGCTTCGGGGGCTGCCCAAGCTGCTGTCGTTGGGCAAGGATTTGGTCGGGCTCTCTACCAACGAGATCGCGAAGCTCCATCGCTTCGCGACGCGCAGCGCGGGCGACATTCTCGACGAATATTTCGAAGGGGAAATGGCCAAGGCGCTGTTCGGCTTCGACGGCATCGTCGGCAATTTCGCCTCGCCCTACCAGCAGGGCACGGCTTACGTGCTGCTCCACCATTTATTCGGCGAGGTGAACGGCGTCGAAGGGGCATGGGGCCATGCCATCGGCGGGATGGGCGCGATCACGCGGGCGATGGCCAAGGCGGCGCGCGGCGCGGGCGTGGACATCGTCCTCAATAGCAAGGTCGAGGAAGTCATCGTCGATCGCGGCCGCGCGACCGGCGTGGTCGTCGGCGGCAAAGGCGTTCACGCCGACACCGTCGTCGCGGGGGTCAATCCAAAGCTATTGTTCGACCAGCTCGTGCCCGAAGGTGCGGTCGAAAGGCGGGTCGAGCGGCATTTCGCCAACTGGTCGTGCGAAAGCGCGACTTTCCGCATGAACGTCGCGCTGTCGCGCTTGCCCAATTTCACCGCCATCCCGGGACGGGGCGATCACCTGACCGCGGGCATCATCATCGCGCCGAGCCTCGACTATATGGACCGCGCCTATGCGAGCGCGTCGCTCGACGGCTGGTCGAGCGAGCCGGTGGTCGAGATGCTGGTGCCCTCGACGCTCGATCCGACGCTGGCGCCCAAAGGCAAGCATGTCGCCAGCCTGTTCTGCCAGCATTTCCGCTACAAGCTTCCAAATGGCCGATCCTGGGACGACCTGCGCGAGCAGGCGGCCGACCATGTCATCGCGACGGTCGACGCCTATGCGCCGGGCTTTGCCGAGAGCGTCATCGACCGCCAGATCCATTCGCCACTCGATCTCGAACGGCGCTTCGGGCTGGTCGGCGGCGATATTTTCCATGGCAAGATGGGGCTCGACCAGCTCTTCTCGGCACGGCCGATGATCGGTGCCGCCGATTATCGCATGCCGCTCGACGGGCTCTATCTGTGCGGGTCGGGCGCGCATCCGGGGGGCGGGATAACCGGCGCGCCCGGGCATAATGCAGCGCGGGCGGTCATTGCCGACAAACGCAAGCTGGGGAAAGTGGCATGA
- a CDS encoding acyl-CoA thioesterase: MGSAYHHTIGISEGDIDHMGHVNNAVYLKWVQDAVVRYWESLAPPEAVAKHLWVALKHEISYRRPTFLEDDVVADVIADKMKGARVFFTTVIKRGDQVVAEAKSVWCCLDAASQRPARLARDVAKKFLPDL, from the coding sequence ATGGGTAGCGCGTATCATCATACGATCGGCATTAGCGAAGGCGACATCGACCATATGGGTCATGTCAACAACGCCGTGTACCTCAAATGGGTGCAGGATGCGGTCGTTCGCTACTGGGAGAGCCTTGCCCCGCCCGAGGCGGTGGCCAAGCACCTGTGGGTCGCGCTTAAGCACGAGATCAGCTACCGCCGCCCGACCTTTCTCGAGGACGATGTCGTCGCCGACGTGATCGCCGACAAGATGAAGGGCGCGCGCGTCTTCTTCACGACCGTGATCAAGCGCGGCGACCAGGTGGTTGCCGAGGCGAAGAGCGTCTGGTGCTGCCTCGACGCGGCGAGCCAGCGTCCTGCCCGCCTCGCCCGTGACGTGGCAAAGAAGTTCTTGCCGGACCTCTAG
- the gorA gene encoding glutathione-disulfide reductase, whose translation MSYDLVVIGAGSGGVRAARIAAGHGAKVAIVEEFRVGGTCVIRGCVPKKLLIYGAHFAEDIEDAARFGWDIPERKFHWETLRDNVLAEVDRLEGLYRQTLANNDVDIFEARGVLKGDGKVELSTGETIEGKKILIAVGARPNMPEIEGIEHAISSNEVFHLEKLPKRVAIAGGGYIANEFAGIFNELGARVCIINRSDQILRGYDEQVRDRLLQLSLTKGIVFHFNTTFERIEKQEDGSLKLIMNGADDMVVDQLLFATGRKPNIEGLGLEDAGVEIEDGAIKVDDYSKTSADNVWAVGDVTDRIQLTPVAIREGHAFADTEFGGMDRKASHDCVPNAVFSHPPIAAVGLTESQARQKFGNEVKTYTSDFRAMKNVLADRNERSLYKLVVNPLNDKVVGIHMIGPEAPEILQAAAIAVKAGLTKAQFDDTVALHPTMAEELVLMR comes from the coding sequence ATGAGCTACGATCTGGTCGTCATCGGTGCCGGTTCAGGCGGCGTCCGCGCGGCGCGGATTGCCGCAGGGCACGGCGCGAAGGTCGCCATCGTCGAGGAATTTCGCGTCGGCGGCACTTGCGTCATTCGCGGCTGCGTGCCCAAGAAATTGCTGATCTACGGCGCACACTTTGCCGAGGATATCGAGGACGCGGCGCGCTTTGGCTGGGATATTCCCGAGCGCAAGTTCCACTGGGAAACACTGCGCGACAATGTTCTTGCCGAGGTCGATCGGCTCGAGGGTCTTTATCGCCAGACGCTCGCCAACAACGACGTCGACATTTTCGAGGCGAGGGGCGTCCTGAAGGGCGATGGCAAGGTCGAGCTGTCCACCGGCGAGACGATCGAGGGGAAGAAGATCCTCATCGCGGTCGGCGCGCGGCCGAACATGCCCGAGATCGAGGGCATCGAACACGCCATCAGCTCGAACGAAGTCTTCCACCTCGAAAAGCTGCCCAAGCGCGTCGCGATTGCGGGCGGGGGCTATATCGCCAACGAGTTTGCCGGCATTTTCAACGAGCTCGGCGCGCGCGTGTGCATCATCAACCGCTCGGACCAGATTTTGCGCGGTTATGACGAGCAAGTGCGTGATCGGCTGCTCCAGCTCTCGCTCACCAAGGGCATCGTTTTCCATTTCAACACGACCTTCGAAAGAATTGAGAAGCAGGAAGACGGCTCGCTCAAGCTCATCATGAATGGCGCCGATGACATGGTCGTCGACCAGCTGCTGTTCGCGACGGGTCGCAAGCCCAACATCGAGGGGCTGGGGCTTGAAGACGCCGGCGTCGAGATCGAGGACGGTGCAATCAAGGTCGACGACTATTCGAAGACCAGCGCCGACAATGTCTGGGCCGTGGGCGACGTCACCGACCGTATCCAGCTGACCCCGGTCGCGATCCGCGAGGGGCATGCCTTCGCCGACACCGAGTTTGGCGGCATGGACCGCAAGGCCAGCCACGACTGCGTGCCCAACGCGGTCTTTTCGCACCCGCCCATCGCGGCCGTCGGCCTGACCGAAAGCCAGGCGCGTCAGAAGTTCGGCAACGAGGTGAAGACCTACACGTCCGACTTCCGCGCGATGAAAAACGTGCTGGCCGACCGTAACGAACGCTCGCTCTACAAGCTGGTCGTCAACCCGCTCAACGACAAGGTGGTCGGAATCCACATGATCGGACCCGAGGCGCCCGAAATCCTGCAGGCCGCAGCCATAGCGGTGAAGGCGGGGCTCACCAAAGCGCAGTTCGACGACACGGTCGCGCTGCACCCGACCATGGCCGAAGAACTGGTGTTGATGCGCTGA
- the lepB gene encoding signal peptidase I, whose protein sequence is MNEATNETPVEPEVETKEKPKGSIWRFLLGLAVFAWVLRSFIVAPFVIPSGSMLPTMLVGDYLFVAKWPYGYSKYSFPFGIPSFDGRVMESLPERGDIVVFRPPGKEDMDYVKRVIGLPGDRIEVRGGQLVLNGKNIERERLADFALPMSPNSVCRVIPPAQQRIETDADGNRLCRYPAYRETLPGGASYVTIDQTFVPPADEFGPVTVPEGFVFVMGDNRDDSLDSRFGPALGGVGFVPVDNLVGKAMFNFWSTDGSANYFLPWTWFTSLRGSRIGVGY, encoded by the coding sequence ATGAACGAAGCGACGAACGAAACGCCGGTCGAACCGGAGGTCGAGACCAAGGAAAAGCCCAAGGGCTCGATCTGGCGGTTCCTGCTCGGGCTCGCCGTCTTCGCCTGGGTCCTGCGCAGCTTCATCGTCGCGCCCTTCGTCATCCCGTCGGGATCGATGCTGCCCACCATGCTCGTGGGCGATTACCTGTTCGTCGCCAAGTGGCCCTATGGCTATTCGAAATACAGCTTTCCCTTCGGCATCCCCAGCTTCGACGGCCGCGTGATGGAGAGCCTGCCAGAGCGAGGCGACATCGTCGTGTTCCGCCCCCCGGGCAAGGAAGACATGGACTATGTCAAACGCGTCATCGGCCTGCCGGGCGACCGCATCGAAGTCCGCGGCGGCCAGCTGGTGCTCAACGGCAAAAACATCGAGCGCGAACGGCTCGCCGATTTTGCGCTGCCCATGTCGCCCAACAGCGTCTGCCGCGTCATCCCGCCCGCGCAGCAGCGGATCGAGACCGACGCAGACGGCAATCGCCTGTGCCGCTACCCGGCCTATCGCGAAACGCTTCCGGGCGGCGCATCCTACGTCACGATCGACCAGACCTTCGTCCCGCCCGCGGACGAGTTCGGCCCTGTCACCGTGCCCGAAGGCTTCGTGTTCGTGATGGGCGACAATCGCGACGACAGCCTCGACAGCCGCTTCGGTCCTGCCCTTGGCGGCGTCGGCTTCGTGCCAGTCGACAATCTCGTCGGGAAGGCGATGTTCAATTTCTGGTCGACCGACGGCAGCGCCAATTATTTCCTGCCCTGGACCTGGTTCACCTCGCTCCGCGGGAGCCGCATCGGCGTGGGCTACTAG
- a CDS encoding NAD-dependent deacylase: protein MASDISNIVILTGAGISAESGLATFRGPEGLWEGHRVEDVATPEAFSRDPALVQRFYDARRANLATVEPNAAHEALARLDAGWDGELLIVTQNVDDLHERAGANRVLHMHGELNSAWCLECDTRTASPAALLEEPSCPECGEAALRPDIVWFGEMPYGMDAIEQALMDADLFVSIGTSGAVYPAAGFVQTARYRGARTLELNLDPSQGSIFFDESRMGPASELVPAWVDEVLG, encoded by the coding sequence ATGGCCAGCGACATCTCGAACATCGTCATTCTTACCGGCGCCGGGATCAGCGCGGAAAGCGGATTGGCGACGTTTCGCGGCCCCGAAGGGCTTTGGGAAGGGCACCGGGTCGAGGATGTCGCCACGCCCGAAGCCTTTTCGCGCGACCCTGCACTGGTCCAGCGATTTTACGACGCGCGACGGGCCAACTTGGCGACGGTCGAGCCCAATGCGGCGCACGAGGCGCTCGCGCGGCTCGACGCGGGATGGGACGGCGAGCTGCTGATCGTTACGCAGAATGTCGATGATCTTCACGAGCGGGCAGGGGCGAATCGCGTGCTTCACATGCATGGCGAGCTTAACAGCGCCTGGTGCCTTGAATGCGATACTCGCACCGCGAGCCCGGCGGCATTGCTTGAGGAGCCATCATGCCCCGAATGCGGCGAGGCTGCGTTGCGCCCCGACATCGTCTGGTTCGGCGAAATGCCCTACGGCATGGACGCGATCGAGCAGGCGTTGATGGACGCCGACCTGTTCGTGTCGATCGGGACGTCGGGTGCGGTCTACCCCGCCGCCGGCTTCGTCCAGACCGCGCGCTACCGCGGCGCGCGAACGCTCGAGCTCAACCTCGACCCCAGCCAGGGAAGCATCTTCTTCGACGAAAGCCGGATGGGGCCGGCCAGCGAGCTGGTGCCCGCTTGGGTCGACGAAGTCCTAGGCTGA
- the pgi gene encoding glucose-6-phosphate isomerase, with amino-acid sequence MSDSPKAKADSDAAWSAIEDFDSPPIEALFAAEPDRVEKLVTDVAGIRFDWSKTHLDKDLVDLFVALADAQGLKEKRRALFAGEVVNASEGRSATHVAERGEGAPEDNDLAKAFRGRMRSLIDAIEAEAFGEIDAVLHIGIGGSALGPALIVDALGRGGTRLDLRTVANIDGEAMDEALIGLDPGTTLIVAVSKTFSTTETLSNLESALDWLDGAGIEDPMAQVIAVTANPDKAIGFGIDETRILPFSENVGGRYSLWSSVGVSIALALGWDAYEALLEGAAEMDRHFKLAPLHENAPVLAAFSDLYYAQNRGAETRALFAYDERLRLLVPYLQQLVMESNGKSVTAEGQPLQRNTSAVLWGGVGTDAQHAVFQLLHQGSHLVPLEFVAVTENEDSQDPRQHRQLLLNAFAQGAALMTGRDHDDPARAYPGDRPSATVLLDRLDARTLGALIAFYEHRTFVEAALLGINPFDQFGVELGKEMARAVDDPEARGEFDASTRALIEKAEL; translated from the coding sequence ATGAGCGATTCACCCAAAGCCAAAGCCGATTCCGACGCCGCGTGGAGCGCGATCGAGGATTTCGATTCACCGCCGATCGAGGCGCTGTTTGCTGCCGAACCCGACCGGGTCGAGAAGCTGGTGACCGACGTCGCCGGCATTCGTTTCGACTGGTCCAAGACGCATCTCGACAAGGACCTGGTCGACCTGTTCGTGGCGCTCGCGGATGCGCAGGGCCTGAAGGAAAAGCGCCGCGCCCTGTTCGCGGGCGAGGTGGTCAACGCATCGGAGGGACGCAGCGCCACCCATGTCGCCGAACGCGGCGAGGGCGCGCCCGAGGATAACGACCTCGCCAAGGCATTTCGCGGCCGCATGCGCAGCCTGATCGACGCGATCGAGGCCGAGGCGTTCGGAGAAATCGACGCGGTACTGCACATCGGCATCGGCGGATCGGCGCTGGGGCCGGCATTGATCGTCGACGCGCTGGGGCGTGGCGGGACGCGGCTCGACCTGCGCACGGTCGCCAACATCGACGGCGAGGCGATGGACGAGGCGCTCATCGGTCTCGATCCGGGTACCACGCTGATCGTCGCGGTCTCGAAAACGTTTTCGACCACCGAGACGCTGTCCAATCTCGAAAGCGCGCTCGACTGGCTCGACGGGGCGGGAATCGAGGATCCGATGGCGCAGGTCATCGCGGTGACCGCCAACCCGGACAAGGCGATCGGGTTCGGCATCGACGAGACGCGCATCCTGCCTTTCTCGGAAAATGTCGGCGGACGCTATTCGCTCTGGTCGTCGGTGGGCGTGTCGATCGCGCTGGCGCTGGGATGGGATGCCTACGAAGCGCTGCTCGAAGGCGCGGCCGAGATGGACCGGCATTTCAAGCTCGCGCCGCTGCACGAAAATGCGCCGGTGCTCGCCGCGTTCAGCGACCTCTATTACGCGCAGAACCGAGGCGCGGAGACGCGCGCGCTGTTCGCCTATGACGAGCGGTTGCGGCTGCTCGTGCCCTACCTCCAGCAGCTTGTGATGGAGAGCAATGGCAAGAGCGTGACTGCCGAAGGGCAGCCGCTCCAGCGCAATACCAGCGCGGTCCTGTGGGGCGGGGTCGGGACCGATGCGCAGCATGCCGTGTTCCAGCTGCTCCACCAGGGCAGCCATCTCGTCCCGCTCGAATTCGTCGCGGTGACCGAGAATGAGGACAGCCAGGACCCGCGCCAGCATCGCCAGCTTCTGCTCAATGCCTTCGCGCAAGGCGCGGCGTTGATGACCGGGCGCGATCATGACGATCCGGCGCGCGCCTATCCGGGCGACCGTCCTTCGGCGACCGTGCTGCTCGACCGGCTCGATGCCCGGACCCTCGGCGCGCTGATCGCCTTTTACGAGCATCGCACCTTCGTCGAGGCGGCGCTCCTCGGCATCAATCCATTCGACCAGTTCGGGGTCGAGCTGGGCAAGGAAATGGCGCGCGCGGTCGACGATCCCGAAGCGCGCGGCGAGTTCGACGCATCGACCCGGGCGCTGATCGAGAAGGCCGAGCTATGA
- the dapB gene encoding 4-hydroxy-tetrahydrodipicolinate reductase, whose product MNIELFAPDGRMGRAIADAAKDEGDLAVVDSGGDVLIDFSSPEGLRASISRALDAGQALLVGTTGLDEGHESMMREAAGDIPLLYAPNTSVGVALLSDLVERAARVLGREDWDIEIVEAHHKHKADAPSGTALHLGLAAERGRDEDALDDMGRCGKDLRREVGSIGYSAVRGGTVAGDHDVMFLGPEERLILSHRAESRAIFARGAIAAARFLASQKPGLYSMKDVIG is encoded by the coding sequence ATGAACATCGAACTCTTCGCACCCGACGGCCGCATGGGCCGTGCCATCGCCGATGCTGCCAAGGACGAAGGCGATCTTGCCGTCGTGGACAGCGGCGGCGACGTGCTGATCGACTTCTCTTCGCCCGAGGGCCTTCGCGCCAGCATCAGCCGCGCGCTCGACGCCGGGCAGGCGCTGCTGGTCGGCACGACGGGGCTCGATGAAGGACATGAATCCATGATGCGCGAGGCGGCGGGCGACATCCCCCTGCTTTACGCCCCCAATACGTCGGTGGGCGTCGCACTCCTTTCCGACCTCGTCGAACGCGCTGCCAGGGTGCTGGGACGCGAAGACTGGGACATCGAGATCGTCGAGGCGCATCACAAGCATAAGGCCGACGCCCCTTCCGGCACCGCGCTCCATCTCGGCCTCGCAGCAGAACGGGGCCGCGACGAGGACGCGCTCGACGATATGGGACGCTGCGGCAAGGACCTGCGCCGCGAAGTTGGCTCGATCGGCTATAGCGCGGTGCGCGGCGGGACCGTGGCGGGCGACCATGACGTGATGTTCCTGGGCCCCGAAGAACGGCTCATTCTCTCGCATCGCGCCGAGAGCCGCGCCATCTTCGCTCGCGGCGCCATCGCCGCCGCTCGCTTCCTCGCCAGCCAGAAGCCCGGCCTCTATTCGATGAAAGATGTCATCGGTTAG
- the rnc gene encoding ribonuclease III — MNRDAKQFAESLFGITIEDPTLFERALTHGSRQDDANYQRLEFLGDRVLGLIVAQWLYERFPREPEGKMNRRLSTLVARETCAEVGRAIGLPNHIRLSKQAREARAELSDNVVGDVVEALLGALYLTEGLATCDAFVRAHWKDLLETQRSAPVHPKNALQEMAAAMRIGTPRYELVSRSGPHHAPSFVVRVTLAGDREAEGEGTTKQEAESAAAATLLGQLK, encoded by the coding sequence ATGAATCGCGACGCGAAGCAGTTCGCCGAAAGCCTGTTCGGCATCACGATCGAAGACCCGACCTTGTTCGAACGCGCGCTGACCCATGGCAGCCGCCAGGACGATGCCAATTACCAGCGGCTCGAATTTCTCGGCGACCGCGTCCTCGGGCTGATCGTCGCCCAATGGCTCTACGAGCGATTCCCGCGCGAGCCGGAGGGCAAGATGAACCGCCGACTGTCCACGCTTGTCGCGCGCGAAACCTGCGCCGAGGTCGGGCGCGCGATCGGTCTGCCTAACCATATCCGTCTCTCCAAGCAGGCGCGCGAGGCCCGCGCCGAACTGTCCGACAATGTCGTCGGCGACGTGGTCGAAGCGCTTCTGGGTGCGCTCTATCTCACCGAGGGGCTCGCGACCTGCGACGCATTCGTGCGCGCACACTGGAAGGACCTGCTCGAGACCCAGCGCAGTGCTCCCGTCCACCCCAAGAATGCGCTGCAGGAAATGGCCGCGGCCATGCGGATCGGCACCCCGCGCTACGAACTGGTCAGCCGCTCGGGCCCCCACCATGCCCCGTCCTTCGTCGTCAGGGTCACCCTAGCGGGTGATCGCGAGGCCGAAGGCGAAGGCACCACCAAGCAGGAAGCCGAAAGCGCCGCTGCCGCCACACTATTAGGACAATTGAAATGA
- a CDS encoding CaiB/BaiF CoA transferase family protein — MSAQPLKGLKVLDLSRVLAGPWCTQLLADMGAEVIKIEQPGAGDDTRHWGPPWHEHGDERVAAYFLAANRGKKSVALDFSSEEGADIVRRMAAEADVLVENFRVGGLEKYGLDAASLRNANPRLIYASVTGFGQDGPYASRAGYDYIIQAMGGMMSVTGLPDGEPGGGPLKVGVAIADIFTGMYTASTILAALHERERTDEGAHVDMALFDTQLAVLANQASNAMVSGRDPQRLGNGHPNIVPYQPFTASDQPLVIAVGNDRQFAKLAALCGHPEWAEDERFATNAARVANRDAIVAKVGAVIADQPAAYWLEKLLEAGIPAGPINKITQALDDPQATHRGAKQKRGAGALGPVPMVGSPIRLDGVRADADLAPPALGEHSDEVLSDWLDANALAALRDKDVVG; from the coding sequence ATGAGCGCGCAGCCGTTGAAGGGCCTGAAAGTGCTCGACCTCTCGCGCGTGCTGGCGGGGCCGTGGTGCACGCAGCTGCTCGCCGACATGGGCGCCGAGGTGATCAAGATCGAGCAGCCGGGCGCGGGCGACGATACGCGGCACTGGGGGCCCCCCTGGCATGAGCATGGGGACGAGCGGGTCGCGGCCTACTTCCTTGCCGCCAACCGCGGGAAGAAGAGTGTGGCGCTCGATTTTTCTAGCGAGGAAGGCGCCGACATCGTGCGCCGGATGGCCGCCGAGGCCGACGTACTGGTCGAGAATTTCCGGGTTGGCGGGCTGGAAAAATACGGGCTGGACGCGGCGAGCCTGCGCAACGCCAATCCGCGCCTGATCTACGCTTCGGTGACGGGGTTCGGACAGGATGGGCCGTACGCCAGCCGTGCGGGCTACGACTATATCATCCAGGCGATGGGCGGGATGATGAGCGTAACCGGCCTGCCCGACGGCGAGCCGGGCGGTGGGCCATTGAAGGTCGGGGTCGCGATCGCCGACATCTTCACCGGCATGTACACGGCCAGCACGATCCTCGCCGCGCTGCACGAGCGTGAGCGGACAGACGAGGGTGCTCATGTCGACATGGCGCTGTTCGACACACAGCTTGCGGTGCTCGCGAACCAGGCGTCGAACGCAATGGTGTCGGGCCGCGACCCGCAGCGGCTGGGCAACGGTCACCCAAACATCGTGCCTTACCAGCCCTTCACCGCGAGCGACCAGCCGTTGGTGATTGCGGTCGGCAACGACCGACAGTTCGCCAAGCTTGCCGCTTTATGCGGCCACCCCGAATGGGCCGAGGACGAGCGGTTCGCGACCAATGCGGCGCGCGTCGCCAATCGGGACGCGATCGTCGCCAAGGTGGGGGCGGTGATTGCCGACCAACCGGCTGCATACTGGCTTGAGAAGCTGCTCGAGGCAGGCATCCCCGCCGGGCCGATCAACAAGATCACGCAGGCGCTGGACGATCCGCAGGCAACGCATCGCGGTGCCAAGCAGAAGCGTGGGGCAGGGGCGTTGGGTCCGGTGCCGATGGTCGGCTCGCCGATCCGTCTTGACGGCGTGCGCGCCGACGCCGACCTCGCGCCGCCCGCGCTTGGCGAGCATAGCGACGAGGTCTTGTCTGACTGGCTCGATGCGAATGCGCTTGCCGCGCTTCGCGACAAGGACGTCGTCGGCTAG
- the era gene encoding GTPase Era translates to MTKTCGLVAILGAPNAGKSTLVNALVGQKVAIVSPKAQTTRTRLMGIAIHGEAQILLLDTPGIFAPGRRLDRAMVKAAWEGAEDADRLVVMIDASTGMNKKARMLVEGLEGRKEPKILVFNKVDIANKAELLALAQELTTTLDPEQVFMISAKNGDSVMDLKEHLAAVMPEGPWHFPEDQLSDATDRMIAAELTREQLYTQLHQELPYASAVVTEKWEERKDGSTSIHQQIRIARDSQKGIVLGKGGQKLKSIGEAARKEIEEHLGRRVHLFLHVKVDPKWDEDREIYEEVGLDWSA, encoded by the coding sequence ATGACCAAGACTTGCGGCCTCGTCGCGATCCTCGGCGCGCCCAATGCGGGCAAGTCGACCCTCGTCAATGCGCTGGTCGGCCAGAAGGTCGCGATCGTCAGCCCCAAGGCGCAGACCACCCGCACCCGCCTGATGGGGATCGCCATCCATGGCGAGGCGCAAATCCTGCTGCTCGACACGCCGGGCATCTTCGCGCCTGGCCGCCGGCTCGACCGCGCGATGGTGAAGGCCGCCTGGGAAGGCGCCGAAGACGCCGATCGCCTCGTCGTGATGATCGATGCCTCGACTGGCATGAACAAGAAGGCGCGGATGCTGGTCGAGGGGCTGGAAGGCCGCAAGGAGCCCAAGATCCTCGTCTTCAATAAAGTCGATATCGCCAACAAGGCGGAGCTGCTGGCGCTCGCGCAGGAACTGACCACGACGCTTGATCCTGAGCAGGTCTTCATGATTTCGGCCAAGAATGGCGACAGCGTGATGGACCTCAAGGAACATCTCGCCGCCGTGATGCCCGAAGGACCGTGGCACTTCCCCGAGGACCAGCTGTCGGACGCTACAGACCGCATGATCGCCGCCGAACTGACCCGCGAACAACTCTACACGCAGCTCCACCAGGAACTGCCATATGCGAGCGCAGTGGTCACCGAGAAGTGGGAAGAACGCAAGGACGGCTCGACCTCGATCCACCAGCAGATCCGCATCGCCCGCGACAGCCAGAAGGGCATCGTGCTGGGCAAGGGCGGGCAGAAACTCAAGTCGATTGGCGAGGCCGCGCGCAAGGAGATCGAGGAACATCTCGGCCGCCGTGTCCATCTCTTCCTCCACGTGAAGGTCGATCCCAAGTGGGACGAAGATCGCGAGATTTACGAGGAAGTCGGGCTCGACTGGTCAGCCTAG